One window from the genome of Salvia splendens isolate huo1 chromosome 9, SspV2, whole genome shotgun sequence encodes:
- the LOC121749318 gene encoding uncharacterized protein LOC121749318, giving the protein MGNACFGPPSAAAKLILHGGGTRILAGGKHLAGEIMFEFPDHMVCHGGSFYIGHPIPSLSISDELLPGETYFLIPLDSVTHNVLSTSSVAALARPGTPVKFNHCPFQYLKGADGRVLIKVTPDFIERLIAGESDAHADAGAGGGYLCSTPELQKHYTQLVGPRDQLWSPKLETISEHKIRFSPCRFIGLEWKQKEVET; this is encoded by the coding sequence ATGGGCAACGCCTGCTTCGGCCCGCCCTCCGCCGCCGCGAAGCTCATCCTCCACGGCGGCGGCACGCGGATTCTCGCCGGCGGAAAGCACCTCGCCGGCGAGATAATGTTCGAGTTCCCGGACCACATGGTCTGCCACGGCGGCTCCTTCTACATCGGTCACCCCATCCCGTCCCTCTCCATCTCCGACGAGCTCCTCCCCGGCGAGACCTACTTCCTCATCCCCCTCGACTCCGTCACGCACAACGTCCTCTCCACCTCCTCCGTCGCCGCCCTCGCCCGCCCCGGCACCCCCGTCAAGTTCAACCACTGCCCCTTCCAGTACCTCAAGGGCGCCGACGGCAGGGTTTTGATCAAAGTCACTCCCGATTTTATCGAGCGATTGATCGCCGGAGAGAGCGATGCCCATGCCGATGCCGGAGCCGGAGGAGGGTATTTGTGCAGCACGCCGGAGCTGCAGAAGCATTATACTCAGCTGGTGGGGCCCAGGGATCAGCTCTGGTCCCCAAAATTGGAGACCATTTCTGAGCATAAGATCAGGTTTTCTCCCTGTAGGTTTATTGGATTGGAGTGGAAGCAGAAGGAGGTTGAAACctaa